The following proteins are encoded in a genomic region of Pseudorca crassidens isolate mPseCra1 chromosome 5, mPseCra1.hap1, whole genome shotgun sequence:
- the KRTAP11-1 gene encoding LOW QUALITY PROTEIN: keratin-associated protein 11-1 (The sequence of the model RefSeq protein was modified relative to this genomic sequence to represent the inferred CDS: inserted 1 base in 1 codon): MSYNCSTKKRSSRLIGGQYTVPVAPVATVSTPDVDCLSGIYLPSSFQTGSWLLDHCQKTCCEPTACQPTCYQSTPCVSSPVQVTCSRKTTCVSXPCSTPCSRPLTFVSSGCQPLGGISTVCQPVKSVSTVCQPVGGVSTICQPACGVSRMYQQSCVSSCRRLC; this comes from the exons ATGTCCTACAACTGCTCCACAAAGAAACGCTCTTCCAGGCTGATTGGAGGACAGTACACTGTGCCAGTGGCCCCAGTTGCCACAGTTTCTACCCCGGATGTCGACTGCCTGAGTGGCATCTATTTGCCCAGCTCCTTCCAAACTGGCTCCTGGCTCCTGGACCACTGTCAGAAGACCTGCTGCGAGCCCACTGCTTGCCAGCCAACCTGCTACCAGTCAACTCCTTGTGTCTCCAGCCCTGTCCAGGTGACCTGCTCTCGGAAGACCACTTGTGTCT AACCTTGCTCAACTCCCTGCAGCCGGCCGCTCACCTTTGTCTCCAGTGGCTGTCAGCCCCTGGGCGGCATCTCTACTGTGTGCCAACCAGTGAAAAGTGTCTCCACTGTCTGCCAGCCGGTGGGAGGAGTCTCCACCATCTGCCAACCAGCCTGCGGGGTCTCCAGGATGTACCAGCAGTCCTGCGTGTCCAGCTGCCGAAGACTTTGCTGA